The Candidatus Poribacteria bacterium region AAATCGGGGCTGAGAAAGGGCGGGCGACACGTCCCGATCTGAAAGTAGGTATCTGTGGTGAACATGGTGGCGAACCGAGTTCCGTGAAGTTCTGCTACGGATTAGGGTTTGATTATGTATCCTGTTCCCCGTTCCGTGTACCGATTGCTCGTCTCGCCGCAGCACAGGCTGTGATTGAAGACGAAGTTTAGTCTGGATTTACTCAAATCCGTTTGCTGGCGAGGTTTCCTAACCTCGCCACTATGATCCAAGACCCGGTAAGGGCGGTTCCTAACTGCACTGAGACTTGAGAGAATCGTTCCGATACTAATTTTTTAACCTTCACACACGTTCAACGACCCTCCTAAATGTATCGCGAGGTGAAAACATGAACGCACAAGAATTTGGCGCATTACCTGCCGACGGAAATCCCGACGCCCTACTCTCGCAAGAAGGACTCCCTCCCAAACCCATCAAGATGACATTGGAGGAATTCCTTGAAAGCGATTTAGAGGGATATGAATACATTAAAGGAGAATTAGTGCCTATGCCGCCGACATCAGCGGAACATGGTGATATTAGTGCGGATCTGTTCTGGTTTTTGAATTTGCATGTCCGTGAAAACAAACTTGGACGTGTCTATATGCCAGATACGGGTTTCCGAGTTGGGGAACGAGTGCTGATGCCAGATGTGGCCTTCGTTTCGACAGATAAACTCCCCGCTGACAGGAGCAAAACCTTTCCAATCCCACCAGATCTCGCCGTTGAGGTGGTTTCTCGAACAGATATAGAATACCGGATTGAGGAAAA contains the following coding sequences:
- a CDS encoding Uma2 family endonuclease; amino-acid sequence: MNAQEFGALPADGNPDALLSQEGLPPKPIKMTLEEFLESDLEGYEYIKGELVPMPPTSAEHGDISADLFWFLNLHVRENKLGRVYMPDTGFRVGERVLMPDVAFVSTDKLPADRSKTFPIPPDLAVEVVSRTDIEYRIEEKAFAYLEAGTQFVWVLKPLSKTVTVYRSETDITLFTRNDTLTGEEVIQGFSCQVAEFFE